Sequence from the Bremerella volcania genome:
GTCTTGACGCCTTTACGGCTGATCTTCACAAGTCGATACCCAAAGCCAGGGCCAGCCATACGGGTCGACGCCACAACGTACTTCAAATCTCCATCATCTTGCAGTTTCGGCTGGAACATCACCAGGTTCGGTCCGTCTGCCAAGCCGACAAGAACCAAATCTTTGCTGAAGTCGATCTCCGGCACCGCTTCATCCGCGCGCCATGCTTTCCAAAGCTTGGCAAAGGTTTTGGCGTCGGTGATAAAGCCTGATTTCGGAGCGAGTTTTTCCAGGGAAGCATCAGCGATTTTCCCTTTCGCTAATTCGGTAGGTTCCGCAGCGAAGGCAATACTGGCAGACAAAGTGGCTAGGACAACGGCAAGCAGGTATCGTGCAAGCATGAGAGGCTCCGAAACTGTTCTCAATAAGTCGTGTGCTATGTAGGACGAACGTGCCGGCCCGGCGGATTTTCGACACCACCATTATCTCTCGAAGTCCATATTGAAATCCATGATTATCTCTCAGGAATATGCCCTGATCTGCTGAGGCCTCGCAGGTTTTTACATTCGGCATGACGGGATGATCCGAGTTATGGTAGAAAAGTAGCTTCCTGAATCGTCGAGTTCTTTGGTTTTATCCATGCATATTGATTTTCAGCAGCAATTCTTTGCTGAGATGGGCCCCCGGCACCAGTTTCAGTTTTTATACGATGCGATCCCGGACGTCTTCTTCTTCACCAAAGACCGGGAAAGCCGCATGGTCTGGGCCAACCGACAACTGATTAAGAGGCTTGGCGCACGAAGCGAAGAGGACGTCATCGGCGCTTACGATTCCAAGTTCTTCCCGATGGAGATTGCCAAGAAGTACCGCGCCGACGACTGCTTCGTGATGGAAACGAGTCAACCGATCAACAACCGGGTCGAGGTCTTCTACAACGAGACCAAGATCCTCGACTGGCACATTACCAGTAAGATTCCTCTGTTCAACGCCGATGGCAGCCAGGTCATTGGCGTGGCCGGCGTCATGCGTAGCTACAAAGCAGGTAAGCGCTGGGCGGCCCCTGCTTCGGAAATTGAAGAAATCGTGGAATACATGCGAACGCCGGAAGGCTCGCTGGCCACGGTCGAGGAACTAGCGCAGAGAGCCCATCTCTCGTCGCGGCAACTCAATCGCAAATTCCAAGCGGTGTTCGGAATGAGCGTCCGCGATTTCAAGATCCGCACCCGGCTCAATTCGGCGGCAGAAGATTTGACCAAGACCGAGCTTTCGGTCTGTCAGATTGCGGTCGACCACGACTTCTCGGAT
This genomic interval carries:
- a CDS encoding helix-turn-helix domain-containing protein is translated as MHIDFQQQFFAEMGPRHQFQFLYDAIPDVFFFTKDRESRMVWANRQLIKRLGARSEEDVIGAYDSKFFPMEIAKKYRADDCFVMETSQPINNRVEVFYNETKILDWHITSKIPLFNADGSQVIGVAGVMRSYKAGKRWAAPASEIEEIVEYMRTPEGSLATVEELAQRAHLSSRQLNRKFQAVFGMSVRDFKIRTRLNSAAEDLTKTELSVCQIAVDHDFSDQSTFSRLFRKHMGMTPLEYRRSYRIQMVVGSDHQE